A single Maridesulfovibrio frigidus DSM 17176 DNA region contains:
- a CDS encoding 3-deoxy-D-manno-octulosonic acid transferase, whose product MSQSLKLRTASFVYDLGWKAALPFLHRNERLREGFDRRTLKHSLPPQADVWIQAASAGEAKLATRILDNIKATSPTKFLLTTNTSQGLSELERTVYRLTPNARNISATATYFPFDMPSLAIKALKAVNPKLVVLLETEIWPGFLLACKELGIKVIIINARMSTKSLAGYMTWPSFFKTIAPEEILAISPNDANRFQTLFEIDKVSLMPNIKFDSTATVAPLAYTANPLSKIFKPKTPFIILGSIRKEEESQVLKLTAALKKERPKTVIGLFPRHMHRIDAWKDMLEKKGLPWILRSEVDGKVPLGHIVLWDVFGEMLSAFSLARAAFIGGSLAPVGGQNFLEPLSYGVTPVIGPYWTNFNWVGKDIFAKKLARQADDYEGVLKNLLLISKKAPKPDKVKKDFEKYLENMRGGTELACEAILRNLS is encoded by the coding sequence ATGTCACAATCTCTCAAGCTTCGGACAGCCTCGTTTGTCTACGACCTCGGTTGGAAAGCCGCCTTACCATTTCTACATAGGAATGAAAGGCTGCGCGAAGGATTTGATCGTAGAACCTTAAAGCACAGTCTTCCTCCGCAAGCGGATGTATGGATTCAGGCGGCATCAGCAGGCGAAGCAAAACTTGCCACCCGCATTTTAGATAATATAAAGGCAACCAGCCCTACTAAATTTCTATTGACGACCAACACCTCTCAAGGCCTCTCAGAGCTTGAAAGAACAGTGTACAGGCTTACCCCGAACGCTAGAAATATTTCTGCAACAGCAACCTACTTTCCGTTTGATATGCCGAGTCTGGCTATCAAAGCATTAAAAGCCGTCAACCCTAAATTGGTGGTTTTACTTGAAACAGAAATATGGCCCGGATTCCTTCTGGCATGTAAAGAACTCGGAATAAAAGTAATCATAATCAACGCACGGATGAGCACTAAATCTCTTGCGGGATATATGACATGGCCTTCATTTTTCAAAACCATTGCGCCTGAAGAGATTCTTGCCATCTCACCAAATGATGCAAACAGATTTCAAACTCTTTTCGAGATAGACAAAGTCAGCTTGATGCCCAACATCAAATTTGACAGCACGGCAACAGTTGCTCCGCTTGCTTATACAGCGAACCCACTTTCTAAAATTTTCAAACCCAAAACTCCGTTCATAATACTTGGCTCCATCCGTAAAGAAGAAGAATCGCAGGTTTTAAAACTTACTGCGGCTCTCAAAAAAGAGAGACCTAAAACAGTCATAGGCCTTTTCCCGCGCCACATGCATAGAATTGATGCATGGAAAGACATGTTAGAAAAGAAAGGTCTCCCGTGGATTCTCCGCTCAGAAGTGGATGGTAAAGTGCCCCTCGGTCACATTGTTCTATGGGATGTATTCGGAGAAATGCTTTCTGCCTTTTCTCTTGCACGCGCTGCTTTTATCGGCGGAAGCCTAGCTCCTGTCGGCGGGCAAAACTTTCTGGAGCCGCTTTCTTATGGTGTGACTCCTGTTATCGGGCCCTACTGGACAAACTTCAATTGGGTCGGAAAAGACATATTTGCTAAAAAATTGGCTAGACAGGCTGATGACTATGAAGGTGTTTTAAAAAATCTTCTGCTTATAAGTAAAAAAGCGCCCAAGCCGGACAAAGTTAAAAAAGATTTTGAAAAATATCTTGAAAACATGCGCGGCGGAACAGAACTGGCTTGTGAAGCGATTCTGCGTAACCTGAGCTAA
- a CDS encoding D-alanine--D-alanine ligase family protein, with protein sequence MHVLLIAGGWSDEREVSLSGAKGIHKALLELGHKVELFDPATDFATLVDRADHVDFAFINLHGSPGEDGLIQAMLNQTSCPYQGSGPESSFLTLNKAAAKTIFDKNYILTPKWELICPAKGCKGIEKLSPPVFIKPNSGGSSLGMTFAQTREDMDAGIKKVFSMGDSALAEEYIQGIEVTCAILGDEPLPIVLITPPENAEFFDYHSKYALDGAKEVCPAPIEDSLTREIQEITLKVHKLLGLSGYSRADFIISNGVPYLLEVNTLPGMTPTSLVPRAAKAAGYSFCQLIGKLIELGQEKRK encoded by the coding sequence ATGCATGTTCTTTTAATAGCGGGCGGCTGGTCTGACGAACGGGAAGTGTCCCTGAGCGGAGCAAAAGGCATACACAAGGCATTGCTTGAGCTTGGACATAAAGTCGAATTATTTGATCCTGCAACAGATTTCGCAACACTAGTCGACCGCGCTGACCATGTTGATTTTGCTTTTATAAATCTCCACGGTTCACCCGGAGAAGATGGCCTGATTCAAGCAATGCTGAATCAAACATCCTGCCCGTATCAAGGTTCAGGGCCGGAAAGTTCTTTCCTGACGCTTAATAAAGCTGCGGCAAAAACAATTTTTGATAAAAATTATATTCTAACTCCTAAGTGGGAATTAATTTGCCCCGCTAAAGGATGCAAAGGAATTGAAAAACTTTCTCCACCGGTTTTCATTAAACCGAACTCAGGCGGATCAAGCCTCGGAATGACTTTTGCGCAGACCAGAGAAGATATGGACGCAGGGATTAAGAAAGTGTTCAGCATGGGCGACAGCGCACTAGCTGAAGAATATATTCAGGGAATCGAAGTAACATGCGCCATCCTTGGAGATGAACCATTACCGATTGTCCTTATTACACCGCCTGAAAATGCGGAGTTCTTTGATTACCATAGCAAATACGCCCTTGACGGGGCGAAAGAAGTCTGCCCGGCACCGATCGAAGATTCACTGACCAGGGAAATTCAAGAAATTACCCTTAAGGTGCATAAACTTCTTGGGCTTAGCGGCTATAGCAGAGCTGATTTTATAATTTCTAACGGAGTCCCATACCTTCTGGAAGTAAATACTCTTCCGGGAATGACTCCTACAAGTCTTGTTCCGAGAGCAGCGAAAGCTGCCGGATACTCATTCTGTCAGTTAATCGGGAAGCTGATCGAACTCGGACAAGAAAAGCGGAAGTAA
- a CDS encoding HD domain-containing protein has product MIKSPEKPAFGYPPMESNLTPPEPVKSDPSWSVPTAVECMQHWEDYDMFDNIKAHSTQVAKVAVSIALMGEKANVQVDVNTVQASALLHDIAKSYCIKHSGNHSQLGSALVMQLTGNPVIAMGVLHHVFWPFEPDAEKYFLPLLVSYADKRVMHDTMTSLEKRFSDLAVRYGKTEKIKMRIRQTFEQALILEQRLSHLIGVDLNACSFNSGRLV; this is encoded by the coding sequence ATGATAAAATCTCCTGAGAAACCAGCTTTCGGTTATCCGCCAATGGAATCCAACTTAACACCGCCAGAGCCTGTGAAGTCCGATCCTTCATGGTCTGTTCCTACTGCTGTAGAATGTATGCAGCACTGGGAAGATTATGACATGTTCGACAACATTAAGGCTCACAGTACACAAGTTGCAAAAGTGGCTGTATCCATTGCTCTGATGGGTGAAAAGGCTAATGTTCAAGTTGATGTAAATACCGTTCAAGCATCTGCCCTCCTTCATGACATTGCTAAAAGCTATTGCATAAAACACAGCGGAAACCATAGCCAGTTGGGTTCTGCATTGGTCATGCAACTAACCGGGAACCCTGTTATTGCAATGGGCGTGTTGCATCATGTTTTCTGGCCTTTCGAACCTGATGCTGAAAAATATTTCCTTCCGCTTCTTGTAAGCTACGCCGACAAGCGCGTAATGCACGACACCATGACTTCGCTTGAAAAAAGATTCAGTGATTTAGCCGTAAGATACGGTAAAACTGAAAAAATCAAGATGAGAATTAGGCAAACATTTGAACAAGCCCTGATACTTGAGCAGCGGCTTAGCCATTTAATAGGAGTTGATCTCAATGCATGTTCTTTTAATAGCGGGCGGCTGGTCTGA
- the lpxB gene encoding lipid-A-disaccharide synthase — MNKINNSIWINAGEASGDMHGAKLAARLMKSDPDLKVLGMGGTDMEKVGCDIRYPMQLISLVGFTEVFPKLPRLLKLFGQIGDILKAERPKAVILIDCPDFNFRVAKIAHKLGIPVYYYITPQIWAWRQGRAKFLQKYVRKILCILPFEQQFFKDRGVDAQYVGHPLLDILPLAELDAIEPDPHLVGILPGSRSKEISTLLPEFAKTAEKLLADFPYLKFAIARAPGVTEKKLRSFWPANIPVTINQPENRYRLMRNSSVIMAASGTATLECALIGTPTLVAYKMSAFSAFLARRIISVKYVSLANLISDKPILPECLLEEATAAHFYPFMKKWIGNPAAALATRNDLKELREMIGEPGVAERVADIIEDDLNSV; from the coding sequence ATGAATAAAATAAACAATAGCATTTGGATTAACGCAGGCGAAGCCTCAGGCGATATGCACGGAGCAAAACTGGCAGCCAGACTGATGAAGTCTGACCCTGACCTAAAAGTCCTCGGCATGGGCGGAACTGATATGGAAAAAGTTGGATGTGACATTCGTTACCCAATGCAACTTATTTCTCTTGTCGGATTCACAGAAGTATTCCCTAAACTTCCACGATTATTAAAACTTTTCGGTCAAATAGGCGACATCCTGAAAGCAGAACGCCCTAAAGCAGTCATATTGATAGACTGCCCGGACTTCAACTTTAGAGTAGCTAAGATCGCGCATAAACTAGGCATCCCTGTATACTATTATATTACGCCACAAATATGGGCATGGCGACAAGGGCGAGCAAAGTTTCTACAAAAATATGTGCGTAAAATTTTATGCATCCTTCCCTTTGAACAACAATTCTTCAAAGATAGAGGTGTAGATGCGCAGTATGTCGGGCACCCTCTACTAGATATTCTTCCACTCGCAGAACTAGATGCAATTGAACCAGACCCTCACTTAGTAGGCATTCTACCGGGCAGCAGGAGCAAGGAAATATCAACGCTGCTTCCTGAATTCGCAAAAACAGCAGAAAAACTGCTCGCAGATTTTCCATATTTAAAATTCGCAATAGCGCGCGCTCCGGGCGTTACAGAAAAAAAACTCCGCAGCTTCTGGCCCGCAAATATTCCAGTTACCATAAACCAACCCGAAAACCGCTACCGTTTAATGCGTAATTCCAGTGTAATTATGGCGGCATCCGGCACAGCCACTCTCGAGTGCGCCCTTATTGGCACACCGACTCTTGTGGCATATAAAATGTCCGCCTTTTCGGCATTTCTTGCCCGCAGGATTATTTCTGTAAAATACGTATCCCTTGCGAATTTAATTTCCGACAAGCCAATACTGCCGGAATGCTTGCTCGAAGAAGCAACAGCGGCACACTTTTATCCGTTCATGAAAAAATGGATAGGCAACCCCGCTGCAGCACTCGCGACACGCAATGATTTAAAAGAACTTCGAGAAATGATCGGAGAACCGGGAGTTGCCGAAAGAGTCGCAGACATAATCGAAGACGATTTAAACTCAGTTTAA
- a CDS encoding prepilin peptidase, whose amino-acid sequence MNVYPAAISNTMLCSAVLIGAVLGSFYACAVYRYIAGQTLVNPPRSMCPDCGYQIKWYENIPLLSYIFLKGKCSACEVTISPMYPVIECASILWAVLLMFAYGPSLQWIIYMFFGGLMIVASFIDLKTFILPDIITIPGSILAIPCAAMFTNLGWEGAILGAGIGGGIFWSLRLLYRGLRGIEGLGLGDVKIMCMIGALAGPQNLPLVITVSAFTALCSGLIMMVVDRKREYGSMIPFGPFLALGSMLSILYAEPFWIWYLQG is encoded by the coding sequence ATGAATGTATATCCCGCAGCCATTTCAAACACAATGCTATGCAGTGCAGTTTTAATCGGTGCAGTTCTGGGCAGTTTCTATGCATGCGCTGTCTACCGCTACATTGCAGGTCAAACGTTAGTAAATCCACCCCGCTCAATGTGCCCTGACTGTGGATACCAGATCAAGTGGTATGAAAACATCCCACTGCTGAGCTATATCTTTCTCAAAGGAAAATGCTCAGCCTGCGAAGTTACCATCAGCCCGATGTATCCTGTCATTGAATGTGCTTCCATTCTTTGGGCAGTACTACTGATGTTTGCATATGGCCCGTCGCTTCAATGGATAATATATATGTTCTTTGGCGGCCTGATGATTGTAGCATCATTTATTGATCTAAAGACCTTCATCTTGCCCGATATCATTACCATTCCCGGATCAATACTGGCAATCCCCTGCGCGGCTATGTTCACAAATCTGGGCTGGGAAGGCGCAATTCTAGGCGCTGGAATCGGCGGGGGCATATTCTGGTCGCTGAGACTGCTTTACCGCGGACTGCGGGGAATCGAAGGATTGGGCCTAGGTGACGTAAAGATTATGTGTATGATCGGAGCTCTGGCGGGACCACAAAACCTGCCACTAGTAATCACCGTTTCCGCATTTACAGCTCTTTGCTCGGGACTAATTATGATGGTGGTAGATAGAAAACGAGAATACGGAAGCATGATCCCCTTCGGGCCATTTCTAGCACTAGGATCAATGCTCAGCATCCTTTACGCAGAACCTTTTTGGATTTGGTACCTGCAAGGATAA
- a CDS encoding phenylacetate--CoA ligase family protein, whose translation MGGKYRFIPELGPDELAAKQLEGLKWTVSHTSRNSPFYAAHFKGNSIEAGDIKTLDDIRKLPFTTANDLKEGYPLPLLSVPEEDVVRIHGSSGTTGKRKILSYTQRDIDTWKNMFARCYELAGLTTLDRVQVCVGYGLWTAGAGFQLGSEHFGAMTLPVGPGMLEIQLQILVDLEATCLCSTASMALLLGEEANKAGLTEKLKLKRCIFGGEAHTPKMRRQFEESLGLESSHDISGMTELYGPGAGIECQAQDGIHYWGDQYIAEIIDPVTLEPVADGEIGELVVTTLSKEASPLVRYRTRDLTRIIPGECACGCSMPRHDMISGRSDDMFIFRAVNIYPGQIGSVLEAFPEASSEYQILLERRQGLDHMTVNVERQPGVSADNDANLAKAICDRIRKFILVRANVEILKPGLLPRSFAKTKRVIDERL comes from the coding sequence ATGGGCGGCAAATATAGATTTATTCCAGAGCTTGGACCGGACGAATTGGCCGCAAAGCAACTTGAGGGTCTCAAGTGGACGGTATCTCATACTTCACGGAACAGTCCTTTTTATGCTGCTCACTTCAAAGGTAACTCCATTGAAGCCGGTGATATAAAAACACTGGATGACATAAGGAAACTCCCGTTCACCACGGCGAATGACCTGAAAGAAGGTTATCCGCTTCCGCTTCTTTCCGTGCCAGAAGAAGATGTAGTCAGAATTCACGGTTCAAGTGGAACAACTGGCAAACGTAAAATTTTATCCTATACTCAGCGAGACATCGACACTTGGAAAAATATGTTTGCTCGTTGTTACGAACTTGCCGGACTTACAACTCTTGATAGGGTGCAAGTTTGTGTGGGCTACGGACTATGGACCGCGGGGGCAGGGTTTCAGCTCGGCTCAGAACATTTCGGAGCAATGACCTTACCTGTAGGTCCGGGAATGCTCGAAATCCAGTTGCAAATTTTAGTTGATCTCGAGGCTACATGCCTTTGTTCAACAGCCTCAATGGCGCTGTTACTGGGTGAAGAAGCTAACAAAGCCGGATTGACTGAAAAACTCAAGCTTAAGCGTTGTATTTTTGGTGGTGAGGCTCATACTCCTAAAATGCGTAGGCAGTTTGAAGAATCCCTGGGCTTAGAATCCAGTCATGACATATCAGGTATGACTGAATTATACGGACCGGGAGCAGGTATTGAGTGTCAGGCGCAGGACGGAATTCATTACTGGGGTGATCAATATATCGCCGAAATTATCGATCCAGTTACTCTCGAACCTGTCGCTGATGGCGAAATAGGTGAGCTTGTTGTTACTACGCTTAGTAAAGAGGCGTCTCCGCTCGTACGTTACCGTACCCGTGACTTGACTCGCATTATTCCTGGAGAATGTGCATGTGGCTGTTCTATGCCCCGCCATGATATGATTTCCGGTCGCAGTGATGATATGTTTATATTCAGGGCTGTAAATATTTATCCCGGCCAGATTGGATCGGTGCTTGAGGCTTTCCCCGAAGCAAGCTCTGAGTATCAAATTTTGCTCGAACGCCGGCAAGGTCTTGATCACATGACAGTCAACGTTGAGCGCCAGCCCGGTGTATCTGCTGACAACGACGCAAACCTTGCAAAAGCCATTTGTGATAGAATTCGTAAATTTATTCTTGTCAGGGCAAATGTTGAAATACTTAAGCCCGGTTTGTTGCCTCGAAGTTTTGCAAAGACCAAACGCGTTATTGATGAAAGGTTGTAA
- the pnp gene encoding polyribonucleotide nucleotidyltransferase — MLVPFEKTSVMGQVGTLDIKLETGRMANQTNGTVLIQSGGTVVLVTAVSMATSEPRDFFPLTCNYQERTYAAGRIPGGYFRREVGRPSDRETLVSRLMDRPIRPMFPKSFTDEVQVIATVLSADKETNPDVLAMTGASAALHLSDMPFNGPIAAARIGMVNNEFVLYPTYSGITDGSDLNLVFAATREAVIMVEGSAQFLSENTIAEALEWGHEKLAPMFDLQDALREKVGRPKRIIADVVKDEEVITLVSENFAADLDAALTIPEKMTRRAAKSEVKKNAVALITEKFPEEPKRAKAVSEAMGALEKKIVRGRIVEKGIRIDGRDLTTVRDLAMEVGTLPMTHGSGLFRRGETSALAICTLGSSRDEQRFETLIGNDTKRFMLHYNFPPYCVGEARFLRAPSRREIGHGMLAERALTPVLPSAEDFPFTIRVVSEIMDSNGSSSMASVCGTTMALMDAGVPITAPVAGIAMGLCQEGDEFYVLTDILGDEDALGDMDFKVAGSEEGITAIQMDIKISGIPAEVLRKALAQAKDARMLILNDMKEIIAEPRKQLSVNAPQMQVVNINPEKIRDLIGPGGKNIKAITAETAADIDIEDSGKVSIFAPTLESLTKTVQMVEYYDQTAELGKNYVGTVKKILEIGAIVEILPGLEGLLHVSQIDVERIENVTDVIQLGQEVTVKVVEVQPNGRIRLSRKAWLMEQAGQEVDLDRFKMPSGGRPPRGGPRDGGRGGRR, encoded by the coding sequence ATGTTAGTACCTTTTGAAAAAACCTCAGTAATGGGCCAAGTAGGCACATTAGACATCAAGCTCGAAACAGGCCGTATGGCTAACCAGACCAACGGTACTGTTCTTATTCAGTCCGGTGGAACAGTTGTTCTTGTAACTGCTGTAAGCATGGCAACCAGTGAGCCTAGAGACTTTTTTCCTTTGACTTGTAACTATCAAGAAAGAACTTACGCAGCAGGCCGTATTCCCGGTGGTTACTTCCGCCGCGAAGTAGGTCGTCCTTCTGATCGTGAAACTCTCGTTTCTCGTCTTATGGACCGTCCTATCCGCCCAATGTTCCCTAAATCTTTCACCGACGAAGTACAGGTTATAGCAACTGTCCTTTCCGCTGATAAAGAAACCAATCCTGATGTTTTAGCAATGACCGGAGCTTCTGCAGCACTGCATCTCTCCGACATGCCTTTCAACGGCCCAATCGCCGCTGCAAGAATCGGTATGGTTAACAACGAATTCGTTCTCTACCCTACATATAGTGGAATAACTGACGGCAGCGACCTGAACCTAGTATTCGCAGCAACTCGCGAAGCTGTAATCATGGTTGAAGGTAGCGCTCAGTTCCTTTCTGAAAACACAATCGCTGAAGCACTTGAATGGGGACATGAGAAACTTGCCCCAATGTTCGACCTTCAGGACGCTCTCAGAGAAAAAGTCGGCAGACCAAAAAGAATAATTGCTGATGTTGTAAAAGACGAAGAAGTTATTACTCTTGTCTCTGAAAACTTTGCTGCAGACCTTGACGCAGCCCTGACTATTCCTGAAAAAATGACTCGCAGAGCTGCAAAATCTGAAGTTAAAAAGAACGCAGTTGCACTCATCACCGAAAAATTCCCAGAAGAGCCAAAAAGAGCTAAAGCTGTAAGCGAAGCTATGGGCGCTCTTGAGAAGAAAATCGTTCGTGGACGTATCGTTGAAAAAGGCATCCGCATTGATGGTCGTGATTTGACCACAGTTCGTGACCTTGCCATGGAAGTCGGCACTCTGCCAATGACTCATGGTTCCGGTTTGTTCCGTAGAGGTGAAACTTCTGCTCTTGCAATTTGTACTCTCGGTAGCTCACGCGACGAACAGAGATTTGAAACTTTAATCGGTAACGATACCAAACGTTTCATGCTCCATTACAACTTCCCTCCATATTGTGTTGGTGAAGCTAGATTCCTTCGTGCTCCATCACGCCGCGAAATCGGACATGGAATGCTTGCTGAGCGCGCTCTGACTCCAGTTCTTCCTTCAGCTGAAGACTTCCCGTTCACAATACGAGTAGTTTCCGAAATAATGGATTCTAATGGGTCCTCTTCAATGGCTTCTGTTTGTGGTACTACCATGGCTCTTATGGACGCAGGTGTACCAATCACAGCTCCTGTTGCTGGTATCGCAATGGGTCTTTGTCAGGAAGGCGACGAATTCTACGTATTGACTGACATCCTCGGCGACGAAGATGCACTCGGCGATATGGACTTTAAGGTGGCTGGTAGTGAAGAAGGTATCACTGCAATTCAGATGGATATCAAAATCAGCGGAATCCCTGCTGAAGTTCTTCGTAAAGCACTTGCACAGGCTAAAGACGCTAGAATGCTTATCCTGAACGACATGAAAGAAATCATTGCTGAGCCAAGAAAACAGCTTTCCGTCAATGCTCCTCAGATGCAAGTTGTTAACATCAACCCTGAGAAGATCAGAGACCTGATCGGACCTGGCGGTAAAAATATCAAGGCGATCACTGCTGAAACTGCAGCGGACATCGACATCGAAGATTCCGGTAAAGTTTCCATTTTCGCACCGACACTCGAGTCTCTTACTAAGACTGTACAGATGGTTGAATACTATGACCAAACTGCAGAACTCGGTAAGAACTACGTAGGAACAGTTAAAAAGATCCTCGAAATCGGCGCAATCGTTGAGATTCTACCTGGCCTCGAAGGACTTCTTCACGTTTCCCAGATTGACGTTGAACGCATTGAAAACGTAACAGACGTTATCCAGCTCGGTCAGGAAGTAACTGTTAAGGTTGTTGAAGTTCAGCCTAACGGACGCATCAGACTTTCCCGTAAAGCATGGCTCATGGAGCAGGCTGGACAGGAAGTAGACCTTGATAGATTCAAAATGCCTAGCGGCGGACGCCCTCCAAGAGGCGGACCTCGTGACGGTGGTCGCGGTGGACGTAGATAA